A portion of the bacterium genome contains these proteins:
- the rplU gene encoding 50S ribosomal protein L21 — MYAVVNIAGQQFRVAKNERIVAPRLSGEEGSQVEFDQVLMLGEGKSVKIGQPYVAGAKVTAKIIKHDKADTVIVYKKKRRKGYEKKNGHRQAQTRVQIEDIIA; from the coding sequence ATGTACGCTGTCGTCAATATTGCAGGTCAACAATTCCGAGTGGCCAAGAACGAAAGAATCGTGGCGCCCCGGCTGAGCGGCGAAGAAGGCAGCCAGGTGGAGTTTGATCAGGTGTTGATGCTGGGCGAGGGAAAAAGCGTGAAAATCGGCCAGCCCTATGTCGCCGGCGCCAAGGTGACGGCCAAGATCATCAAGCACGACAAGGCCGATACGGTGATCGTTTACAAGAAAAAACGACGCAAAGGGTATGAAAAGAAAAACGGTCACCGTCAGGCTCAGACCCGGGTGCAGATAGAGGATATCATCGCCTAG
- the rpmA gene encoding 50S ribosomal protein L27, with amino-acid sequence MAHKKGVGSSRNGRDSNPQMLGVKRYAGQAVLAGSILVRQRGTRIHPGENVGKGSDDTLFALKTGTVKYETRGKDKKFVSIVVA; translated from the coding sequence ATGGCTCATAAGAAAGGCGTAGGCAGTTCCCGTAACGGACGCGACAGCAATCCGCAGATGCTCGGCGTCAAGCGGTATGCCGGACAGGCGGTTCTGGCCGGCAGCATTCTGGTCCGTCAGCGCGGCACCCGTATCCATCCGGGCGAAAATGTGGGCAAGGGGTCTGATGACACCCTGTTCGCCCTGAAGACCGGTACGGTCAAATATGAGACCCGCGGCAAGGATAAAAAGTTTGTCAGCATCGTGGTCGCCTGA
- the gatC gene encoding Asp-tRNA(Asn)/Glu-tRNA(Gln) amidotransferase subunit GatC, with amino-acid sequence MSVPIEEVDRIAGLAKLQFSADEKVRFAAQFNQIIQYIEKLAELDLSQVEPMCQVGDGINVFREDCVQPSLPVEQVLANAPARKLDFFSVPKVIG; translated from the coding sequence ATGTCCGTTCCAATCGAAGAAGTTGATCGCATTGCCGGGTTGGCGAAATTGCAGTTCTCTGCAGACGAAAAGGTCAGGTTCGCCGCCCAATTCAACCAGATCATCCAGTATATCGAAAAGCTCGCCGAGCTGGACCTGAGTCAGGTGGAGCCGATGTGCCAGGTCGGCGACGGGATCAATGTGTTTCGCGAAGACTGTGTGCAACCCTCACTGCCCGTGGAACAGGTCCTGGCCAACGCGCCGGCACGCAAACTGGATTTTTTCAGCGTACCTAAAGTAATCGGATGA